One stretch of Cydia fagiglandana chromosome 18, ilCydFagi1.1, whole genome shotgun sequence DNA includes these proteins:
- the LOC134673665 gene encoding N-acetylneuraminate lyase-like, which produces MVVFNARGLMPPVFTPLNDDLTINYAAIPPYAQFLQKSGIKSVLVGGTTGEHQSLSVADRKKVVEAWVAVAKTTGLHIQVQVGGAPMADVLDLARYCQSVGADSLLTLPELYFKPKTVDELVSYVELVAQAAPKLPVLYYHIPFMSKVEVNMPAFVAKATARIPNFKGIKFTSNDLSEGAQMLRTLKEGQEMFLGADTLLAPAALLGIKSGIGTTFNIFPKLAQDILDAVEANDVPKARALQETLSLAVEAHTGEGEWVPIMKAGMEIVTGIKVGPPSLPQRPISAEARKRIEGRLRSLKLVK; this is translated from the exons ATg GTTGTGTTCAACGCGCGTGGGCTCATGCCGCCTGTCTTTACTCCTCTGAACGATGATCTTACCATTAACTATGCCGCGATACCACCCTATGCGCAGTTTCTTCAGAAGTCTGGCATCAAGTCAGTGCTAG TCGGCGGCACAACCGGCGAGCATCAGTCCCTAAGTGTGGCCGACAGGAAGAAAGTGGTGGAAGCGTGGGTGGCCGTTGCCAAAACCACCGGTCTGCACATCCAAGTGCAAGTCGGCGGGGCGCCAATGGCAGATGTTCTGGATTTG gCTAGATACTGCCAGTCAGTCGGCGCCGATTCCCTGCTGACTCTTCCAGAGCTCTACTTCAAGCCCAAGACTGTGGATGAATTGGTCTCCTATGTGGAACTGGTCGCCCAGGCGGCCCCGAAACTGCCCGTGCTGTACTATCACATTCCCTTCATGAGCAAAGTCGAGG TAAATATGCCAGCATTCGTAGCGAAAGCCACGGCTCGTATCCCCAACTTCAAGGGTATCAAATTCACCTCTAATGACTTGAGCGAGGGCGCGCAAATGTTGAGGACTCTTAAGGAAGGCCAAGAGATGTTCCTAGGAGCGGATACT CTACTGGCCCCAGCAGCGTTGCTCGGCATCAAGTCGGGTATCGGTACCACCTTCAACATCTTTCCGAAACTGGCTCAAGATATCTTGGATGCTGTGGAAGCCAATGATGTTCCCAAAGCGAGAGCACTGCAGGAAACTCTCAGTCTTGCTGTAGAGGCACATACTGGAGAAG GTGAATGGGTGCCAATAATGAAAGCCGGCATGGAAATCGTAACTGGCATCAAAGTGGGCCCGCCGTCGCTGCCCCAACGGCCCATTTCTGCCGAGGCGAGGAAACGGATCGAGGGCAGACTCAGGAGCCTTAAGCTAGTCAAGTAG